In one Brassica oleracea var. oleracea cultivar TO1000 chromosome C9, BOL, whole genome shotgun sequence genomic region, the following are encoded:
- the LOC106318124 gene encoding probable inactive serine/threonine-protein kinase lvsG has translation MRGEASEVCFDCLEQRIKSDFSDQIVFSYGLSDSPLPFGSSAVVKVSDSSEEGVSASDFDSSSSQFVLEYLRKEEHGCLANYVERPGNSNDDVECDENLDCSHSKATKDDDRELGLGTEDITCESSGSFPSRRALAALLPNAQISKCSASHLQKLAFSFLSECPEDYILASLNRLIGGESSGQETKSFLRLIGLPLLEEESDVPCLRHPNLSPVLGVLTSSDCLVSVLPKSPFTLENVLYYSPNALKSEWHRNFIIYQLLSVLAHLHGLKISHGDIRPSNIFLSDSLWSWLKIYSKPDRGSGDANSSTSRKSLCVEGCYSSALYADFKISSHSDWQTIFDKWWKGEVSNFEYLLFLNKLAGRRWGDHTFHPVMPWVIDFSKKPGKDSDSGWRDLRKSKWRLAKGDEQLDFTYSTFEIPHHVSDECLSELAVCSYKARRLPLSVLRKAVRSVYEPNEYPSDMQRLYDWTPDECIPEFYCDSRIFCSLHPSMSDLAVPPWASSPEEFIRLHRDALESPHVSSRLHHWIDITFGYKMSGQAAITAKNVMLSSSEPAVPRSVGRRQLFFRPHPVRLRFSREKEQSRNEQEMHTFHGFGVDNKRSVILEADEYLEETEEASAFSEHASHLSPQYHLYQNLDESPLHESCSENTKKGDTSLSGTSRNKGVPSGICLNYLLEHIDVRDEVSIEPQELLLWRQDFCLGKDIAGDIFSIGCVLAELYLMRPLFNSVSLATYLEGGDLPELIKELPPLTKVLVEACIERDWRRRPSAKSLLNSPYFSATAKSAYLFAAPLHLLAKGGTRLYYAASFAKEGALKAMGSFVAEMCAAYCLPLVTSLLSDNECEWAYVLIKEFTKYLTPVAVQRLVLPSIQKILLTTGYSHLKVSLLQDSFVRELWTQIGKRVYLEMIHPLVISNLYNSPDKISASAASVLLIGSSEELGVPVTVHQTILPLINYFGKGICTDGVEVLVRIGRLLGVNYIVKQMMPLLEHVVCFCIDLSSMKKPEPVHSWCSLALTDCLITLDGLVALIPDELLIHELTKGRLCLHVRILMQKNLELRVLQFAATSLMSICQRIGQELTALHVLPQLKELFDEFAFSEKSTDVSDSLNSKIRTTEKNPHSESPIKSRMDLVLLLYPSFASLLGMEKLRQGCPTWLLLEQYLLKHHNWKWEYTGRSSRYNMEAKPVLSKGPASKHTPKTLLNGSGRVVPQSQGLRNSKHLKPHIHDPVEGQEEVLSPLVHEPWSWFPSPVACWDGLDIGRFGNPKDEQRWKIRASVLSSAHAHRGALRSLVVSEDECTVFTSGIDPGFKGSVQKWELASLSCVSGYHAHEEVVNDISILSSTGKIASCDGTIHVWNSQTGKLIYLFSESPADQDQASSYLSSNNNSNQSNRHVSHGLSNGIFDGNMYTCMHYLEYMDQLVVGTGSGALRFIDLARGQKLQLWSGESFESGSTSLVSALCSGGSHTKQGDGASVSPSWIAAGFSSGQCRLFDSREGGVISSWRAHDGYVTKLAAPESHLLVSSSLDKTLRIWDLRKSWTPEPFVVKGHNDGVSGFSIWGKDVISISRNNIGVFSLSKSQDEDEQQQRIIPQKLYMAEKGGRVRSDLSTICVLPFSRLFIVGAHDGYLRICC, from the exons ATGCGAGGTGAAGCAAGTGAAGTTTGCTTCGATTGCCTCGAGCAACGGATCAAGTCGGACTTCTCCGATCAGATCGTCTTCTCTTACGGCCTCTCCGATTCTCCGCTTCCTTTCGGATCCTCCGCCGTCGTTAAG GTTTCTGACTCTAGCGAGGAGGGAGTTTCAGCTTCTGATTTTGATTCTAGTTCATCACAGTTCGTTTTGGAGTATCTCCGCAAGGAAGAACATGGTTGCTTAGCCAACTACGT TGAAAGACCTGGGAATTCAAACGATGATGTTGAATGTGATGAGAATTTGGATTGTTCACACTCTAAGGCTACGAAAGATGATGACAGGGAGTTAGGCTTAGGCACAGAGGACATCACTTGCGAGTCTTCAGGTAGTTTTCCAAGCAGGAGAGCGTTGGCTGCACTTTTACCAAATGCTCAGATTAGCAAATGTTCGGCCTCTCATCTTCAAAAGCTTGCTTTTAGTTTCCTTTCTGAGTGCCCGGAAGATTATATTTTAGCCTCTCTAAATCGCCTGATTGGTGGAGAGTCATCTGGACAAGAAACTAAAAGTTTCCTTAGGCTTATTGGGTTACCGTTGTTAGAAGAGGAAAGCGATGTTCCATGTCTCAGGCATCCAAATCTGTCGCCGGTTCTAGGGGTTCTGACATCATCTGATTGTTTGGTCTCAGTGCTCCCCAAATCCCCATTTACGTTGGAAAATGTTCTCTACTACAGTCCTAATGCTTTAAAGTCAGAGTGGCATAGAAATTTTATTATATATCAGCTGTTGTCTGTGCTAGCTCACTTGCATGGTTTGAAGATCTCCCATGGGGACATTCGTCCTTCAAACATTTTCTTGTCAGATTCGTTGTGGAGTTGGTTAAAGATCTATAGCAAGCCTGATAGAGGTTCTGGAGATGCCAATTCATCTACTTCAAGAAAAAGTTTGTGTGTAGAGGGTTGTTATTCTTCTGCCCTTTATGCTGATTTTAAAATTTCTTCACATTCGGACTGGCAGACTATCTTTGATAAATGGTGGAAGGGAGAGGTAAGCAATTTTGAGTATTTACTCTTCTTAAACAAACTAGCAGGCCGAAGGTGGGGAGACCACACATTTCATCCAGTAATGCCATGGGTCATAGATTTCAGCAAAAAACCTGGAAAAGATAGTGACTCAGGCTGGCGGGATTTAAGGAAAAGCAAATGGAGATTGGCAAAAGGAGATGAGCAGTTAGATTTTACCTATTCAACATTTGAGATTCCGCATCATGTTTCAGATGAATGTCTGTCTGAGTTGGCTGTTTGCAGCTACAAAGCTAGGAGACTGCCACTGAGCGTCCTGCGTAAGGCAGTTCGATCTGTGTACGAGCCTAATGAGTATCCCTCTGATATGCAAAGGCTTTATGATTGGACCCCTGACGAGTGCATCCCTGAGTTTTACTGCGATTCCCGCATCTTCTGCTCTCTTCATCCTAGTATGTCTGATTTGGCTGTACCTCCATGGGCAAGCAGCCCCGAGGAGTTCATTAGATTGCATCGAGATGCTCTGGAAAGCCCCCATGTTTCATCTCGATTACATCATTGGATTGATATTACTTTTGGTTACAAAATGTCGGGACAGGCTGCTATTACTGCAAAGAATGTTATGCTGTCTTCATCTGAGCCAGCAGTACCAAGGTCGGTTGGACGCCGTCAGCTTTTTTTTCGGCCTCACCCGGTGCGCCTGCGTTTTTCCCGCGAGAAGGAACAAAGTAGAAATGAACAAGAAATGCATACGTTTCATGGCTTTGGGGTGGACAACAAGAGGTCTGTCATCCTCGAAGCTGATGAGTATTTGGAAGAAACGGAAGAGGCATCTGCATTTTCTGAACACGCATCACATCTAAGTCCTCAATATCACCTTTATCAAAACTTGGATGAGTCTCCTTTGCATGAATCTTGTAGTGAAAACACTAAAAAAGGTGATACTAGTCTTTCTGGAACTTCAAGAAACAAAGGCGTACCATCCGGTATATGTTTGAATTATCTTCTGGAGCATATAGACGTGCGAGACGAAGTTTCTATAGAACCTCAGGAGTTGTTACTATGGCGGCAAGATTTCTGCCTAGGAAAGGACATCGCAGGGGATATTTTCTCTATTGGCTGTGTCTTGGCGGAACTTTATTTGATGAGGCCGTTATTTAACTCGGTGTCTCTGGCTACTTATTTAGAAGGTGGTGACTTACCAGAATTAATCAAGGAACTTCCTCCTCTTACTAAAGTACTTGTTGAAGCTTGCATTGAACGAGATTGGCGAAG GAGGCCGTCAGCAAAGAGTCTTTTGAACTCTCCGTATTTCTCAGCCACAGCGAAGTCAGCTTACTTGTTTGCTGCTCCACTTCACCTTTTGGCCAAAGGTGGAACACGCTTGTATTATGCTGCTAGTTTTGCCAAAGAGGGGGCCTTAAAAGCAATGGGATCATTTGTGGCAGAGATGTGTGCTGCGTACTGCTTGCCACTGGTGACGTCACTTCTATCTGACAACGAGTGTGAATGGGCTTATGTACTTATCAAAGAATTCACAAAATATTTGACACCAGTGGCTGTGCAAAGACTTGTCTTGCCTTCTATCCAGAAGATCTTATTG ACGACAGGTTACTCGCATTTGAAAGTTTCTCTTCTTCAAGATTCGTTTGTGAGGGAACTATGGACTCAAATTGGAAAGAGAGTATACCTTGAAATGATTCATCCACTAGTCATATCAAACTTGTATAATTCTCCGGACAAGATTTCGGCTTCTGCAGCTTCTGTGCTGCTGATTGGTTCCAGCGAAGAGCTTGGCGTCCCTGTTACAGTCCATCAG ACTATACTGCCTCTGATTAATTACTTCGGAAAAGGAATATGTACTGATGGGGTTGAGGTGCTGGTTAGAATTG GGAGACTGTTGGGCGTGAACTACATTGTCAAACAAATGATGCCATTGCTTGAACATGTTGTTTGCTTCTGTATCGATCTTTCTTCTATGAAAAAACCAGAGCCTGTCCATAGTTGGTGTTCTTTAGCACTGACTGATTGCCTAATCACACTCGATGGTCTAGTTGCTCTTATACCAGACGAGTTACTCATACATGAACTAACCAAA GGTCGGTTGTGCCTACACGTAAGAATACTTATGCAGAAAAATCTAGAGTTGCGAGTCCTTCAG TTTGCTGCAACTTCCCTGATGTCAATTTGCCAGCGGATTGGACAAGAGTTGACTGCATTGCATGTTCTACCGCAGTTGAAGGAGCTTTTCGATGAATTTGCTTTCTCTGAGAAAAGTACTGATGTATCTGACTCTTTAAACTCGAAGATCAGGACTACAGAAAAAAATCCCCATTCAGAATCTCCAATCAAAAGCCGTATGGATCTTGT GTTGCTTCTGTATCCTTCTTTCGCCTCACTTCTTGGTATGGAGAAATTACGTCAGGGCTGTCCAACCTGGCTACTACTCGAGCAATATCTGCTAAAGCATCATAACTGGAAG TGGGAATACACAGGACGATCCTCTCGATATAATATGGAAGCCAAGCCTGTGCTAAGCAAGGGCCCTGCGTCTAAGCACACTCCTAAGACATTGCTCAATGGATCTGGACGGGTGGTTCCCCAGTCGCAGGGCTTAAGAAACTCCAAGCATTTAAAACCTCATATACATGACCCAGTTGAAGGACAAGAAGAAGTATTAAGCCCTTTGGTGCATGAACCCTGGTCATGGTTTCCTAGTCCAGTAGCTTGTTGGGATGGACTTGACATTGGACGTTTTGGAAACCCCAAAGATGAGCAACGATGGAAAATTAGAGCATCTGTTTTGTCTTCAGCGCATGCCCATCGCGGAGCTCTAAGATCTTTAGTGGTTTCTGAAGATGAGTGTACAGTTTTCACCTCAGGTATTGATCCAGGGTTCAAGGGAAGTGTTCAGAAGTGGGAACTAGCAAGCTTAAGCTGTGTCTCTGGTTATCATGCCCATGAAGAG GTTGTTAATGACATCAGTATTTTGTCTTCCACCGGAAAGATAGCATCTTGTGACGGAACAATACATGTGTGGAACAGCCAAACCGGGAAACTAATATATTTGTTCTCCGAGTCACCTGCGGATCAAGATCAAGCTTCCTCATATCTGTCATCAAACAATAATTCCAATCAGTCTAATAGACATGTGTCACATGGGTTATCAAATGGGATATTCGATGGAAACATGTATACATGTATGCATTATTTAGAGTACATGGATCAGCTTGTTGTCGGAACCGGATCCGGAGCCCTCAG GTTTATAGATCTAGCAAGAGGCCAGAAGCTTCAACTTTGGAGTGGAGAATCTTTTGAATCTGGGTCTACTTCTCTCGTATCTGCTCTTTGTTCAGGAGGATCTCATACAAAACAAGGAGACGGAGCATCAGTGTCACCTTCTTGGATTGCAGCTGGTTTTAGCTCTGGCCAGTGTAGGCTATTTGACTCGAGGGAAGGTGGGGTTATTTCCTCCTGGAGAGCTCACGACGGATATGTGACCAAG TTAGCGGCACCTGAGAGCCATTTACTTGTGTCCAGCTCTCTTGACAAAACCCTACGTATCTGGGACTTGAGGAA GAGCTGGACACCAGAGCCTTTTGTTGTTAAAGGACACAACGACGGTGTTTCAGGTTTCTCCATCTGGGGGAAAGACGTTATCTCCATCTCAAGAAACAACATTGGGGTTTTCTCACTGTCAAAGTCTCAAGACGAG GACGAGCAGCAGCAGCGGATTATACCACAGAAACTGTATATGGCGGAAAAGGGAGGAAGAGTGAGGTCGGACTTATCGACCATTTGTGTTTTACCATTCTCCAGGTTGTTCATCGTTGGAGCACATGATGGTTACTTGAGAATCTGTTGTTGA
- the LOC106319429 gene encoding protein GPR107, protein MTKMPPAIAILLFSVAFLAVIPPSTAEIKSLVISDDARPMILFEKFGFTHTGHVTVSVSSVSVVSTSSDPNPDPSRLGFFLLSEESLLQVLLEMQQNARFCVLDSHYVTHLFTFRDLSPPPNSRFNHSYPVTSPNEYSLFFANCVPETKVSMAVRTEMYNKDPNGSKDYLPAGATQLPSLYSFFFLCYVAFLGYWSYTCWTNKRVVHRIHLLMAGLLLIKSLNLICAAEDKHYVKITGTPHGWDILFYIFQFIRVVLLFTVIILIGTGWSFLKPFLQEKEKNVLIIVIPLQVLANIASIVIGETGPFIKDWVTWNQVFLLVDIICCCAIIFPIVWSIRSLRETSKTDGKAARNLSKLTLFRQFYIVVIGYLYFTRIVVFALKTIAAYKYQWVSFAAEEIVSLVFYVIMFYMFRPEEKNEYFAVDDDEEEAAALALRDDEFEL, encoded by the coding sequence ATGACGAAAATGCCCCCTGCAATCGCCATCCTCCTCTTCTCCGTCGCGTTCCTCGCCGTGATCCCACCTTCCACAGCCGAGATCAAATCCCTCGTAATCTCCGACGACGCCCGCCCCATGATCCTCTTCGAAAAATTCGGATTCACACACACCGGCCACGTCACCGTCTCGGTCTCCTCGGTCTCCGTCGTCTCCACCTCCTCAGATCCGAACCCCGACCCGTCGCGGCTCGGATTCTTCCTCCTCTCGGAAGAGTCCCTCCTCCAGGTCCTCCTCGAGATGCAGCAGAACGCTCGATTCTGCGTCCTCGATTCCCACTACGTCACGCACCTCTTCACGTTCCGAGATCTCTCCCCTCCGCCGAACTCGCGGTTCAACCACTCGTACCCGGTCACTTCCCCGAACGAGTACTCTCTCTTCTTCGCGAACTGCGTCCCGGAGACGAAGGTCTCCATGGCGGTTCGCACGGAGATGTATAACAAAGATCCCAACGGATCTAAGGACTATCTCCCCGCGGGAGCCACTCAGCTGCCGTCTCTCTACTCCTTCTTCTTCCTCTGCTACGTGGCGTTTTTAGGTTACTGGAGCTATACCTGCTGGACGAATAAGAGAGTTGTGCATCGGATCCATCTCCTCATGGCGGGGCTGCTTCTGATCAAATCGTTGAATCTGATCTGCGCGGCAGAGGATAAGCATTACGTGAAGATCACGGGGACGCCTCATGGCTGGGATATACTCTTCTACATCTTCCAATTCATCCGTGTTGTTCTTCTATTCACTGTGATTATCTTGATCGGAACGGGATGGTCATTCTTGAAGCCCTTCTTGCAGGAGAAGGAGAAGAACGTGTTGATCATTGTGATCCCGCTTCAGGTGCTAGCCAATATCGCTTCGATTGTGATCGGTGAGACTGGACCTTTTATCAAAGATTGGGTTACGTGGAACCAAGTGTTCTTGTTGGTTGATATCATTTGCTGCTGTGCGATTATCTTCCCTATTGTATGGTCGATTCGATCGTTGAGGGAGACATCGAAGACAGATGGGAAAGCTGCGAGGAACTTGTCGAAGCTGACGTTGTTTAGGCAGTTTTACATTGTTGTCATTGGGTATCTTTACTTCACGAGGATTGTTGTGTTTGCGTTGAAGACGATTGCGGCTTATAAGTACCAGTGGGTGAGCTTTGCAGCGGAGGAGATTGTGAGTTTGGTGTTCTATGTGATTATGTTTTATATGTTTAGGCCTGAGGAGAAGAATGAGTACTTTGCTGTTGATGATGATGAAGAAGAAGCTGCTGCTTTGGCTCTTAGAGATGATGAGTTTGAGCTTTGA